The following DNA comes from Hordeum vulgare subsp. vulgare chromosome 3H, MorexV3_pseudomolecules_assembly, whole genome shotgun sequence.
CGACCATCGTCTGTTCAATTCATTTTCAAGTGCGATGTACCATCTTGAAAAAGAAATTGTATGGACGCAATTTTTTTCACACTGCATTAGTAGGTTGGGGTTCTTGTAATTAGAGTTCGTGCAACACTTTGTAATGTTTCCGCCTGAATTTTGTGCAAAGCAGGTATTTTCATCTAGACAAACATTGTTTCTTGTAAACGAAAAAAGTTAAAAAGGTTCAAGACCCATTCATGTATTTATCAGAGCATCTTGGAGGCTGCAATGCTCCTGGTGCTATTTCTCGTGTGATGGGACTTGTGGAGGCTACAATTCCTTGATTTCAAGGAGGAAAGGAAACATGATTAGTGAGAGGTGAGTTGTTCCGTGTAGAAAAATAAACTCTAGGGTTGCTTAACTGAACTGTTCATTGTCATTGTTATGTTGTGATAAAAAACTTGCATGAATTGTTATTCATCACTCAATGCCCAGGTTGTTGTTGGTTTATTTGAATTGGGTTCTACTGCAAGATTCCATAAGATGTCATTTCAAATTGTGGTAACTCATTTCAGCTGATTAGATGATTGAGACGACTGAGTCATCTACTGTTCAACAGCTGAATTGGAACTCCTAGGCACCTATTTGAGATCTCATTTTCCTACTTGCAGCTAATCTAGATTAGGAGTAATGTTTAAGGTTCACGATACATCTATAAGAGAGGTGTCTCTGCTCTTATTTGTTTATACTATTATTTCCACACATGTGTCCAAATTCATGCAATGAATAATTCAAATACAAGTTTTTGATATTGCCAGAATGCTCAAGAACATATGATATGTACCCTCCAATGAATCCAACAGGGTCACCGGATCTGTTGCTGTTGTGGCTATGTCGAGCTCCTTTCCTCCGAGTGCGATGCAACTGATGGAGGGGCTAATGTTgccttctttttgtgtgttctgttGCACGCCCATCAATCCGGCCAGAGAATCACAACCCATATTGACAAAAATATCAAGCTTTCTTGAAAGCTTCCTAtctagactttgagagaaaaggtTGTGTAAGGAAaaaccagtgatagtaggggccttGAAATCACACATCAATTtttaaataagttactaaaatatAGCCCTTTAAATCCTCTCGTACAGGTAATTCATTCTTTATTATGAACTAACATCACATTGTTGTAAGGTCATTCCTATAGTTCTGCATAATATAAAATTATCTCACAAACATGAAACTTTCCTTGAATAGTAGTCGGTTTATATGTTGGGTAGATATCAAAACTAAAAACTTCAAGCCAAACACACCAAAAATGATGCGCTCACATTCCCAAGTTGGCCACATAAAAATAGTATATATGTGTGCAACAACACTCATATTATCATGAAAATAGTTTCAAGTTCAGAGCCTTAATCACAACAACTACTAAACCAAATTAATACATCTTATGTTTAAGTACATGTTTTTCATAAATATATGCTATAGTACGTAattcttttttttgcaaatttagaGCAAAGTCCAATAACCCTCGAAGGCACATGGTATTTGATAGCAGTACCTTGGCAGACTTCTAAATGAACACTTTCTAATCATGCAATTTAGTACTGCCATACGGAGTAAGCTCGTCCTTCTAGCATGCCTAGGTTCTCTAGCCTAGTTCCTTTTAAGTAATCTTGTTCTTTTCCTATAATGTATTAACCGTGAGATCATTTTTGGTTTGGAGGTAGAGTTGGAAACCCTCCATTTCAGCTCTAGGCAGGAGATCGATTGGAATTGGATCACGATCCAGAACTACCAAGTCGCCCTTTTGATCaactacacaacaacaacaatcaataGTGGTAATAAACAATAGCTCTCCTCCCTCTTCCCTTTACATATCATCACATTAATTCTGGCTCGCTTATAGTCTGATGCAAGTGGCTTGACTATCTTGTTCTTATTGTTTGGTAGGGAACTAGGAATTACGCGTATATGCAGTTATCTTGTTTtttttgtggacttgtgatccatTGTATATAGCAATATTAGCTTTGTACAAGCTACTAAATAATATAGAAAGTTGGAgttgaaatttataaagtgtgaCCATTGGAATCACATTAGTACAAAGGTTGAGGTTATTTTATTAGAACTGGCCATGAGTGTGTTGAAGTTACTCTAGTGGAACTCGCAATGAGAAgatagtagcaactgcttgaacaTGCCAAATGCCTAAAATTTTAACTCTAATTTACGGAGACATTTTACTCATCTTTACACGAAAAAGTTGAGTCTTTCTTTACCAAATAtgatatgttgtgctttctttaaCGTATAGTGTGTTCCTGCAGCGCATCCTAGAAAATGActgtcttgttactcttggggaaATATTGTTATACTACAATAGATTTGCATGACATCTCAATTTAGTGGGTAATGTAGAAATGTGTTAGATAATTTATTGCCTAGTTATCATGTCAACCCTTGCATTTTATATGTGTATAGCAGAACCCCCATTATCATGCAAAATATTATCAAGTTCGCAAACTTGATCATGGCAGCTATCAGAAATGTATGATTTAGTATGCATGCAAATTCCTATTAGATATTACGCCAAATAAAGTGCTAGCTTCTAGAATATATCTATTTGATTGCTAACTTAACAATCTCAATTGCATATCTATGAAAATTAAGTACTTCTCAGGAAATAAATAAGTTGTGCATTAGTTATAGTGTTATAGAACACAAAGACAGTGTTGGCTGCATCTTTTATTGAGGAAGAAACTAATTTTCTACTTTCAATAGTAGTAGCCACTAGATATGGTGAATCGTTTCAAAATATATTCGCATGATTGTGTCTTGAGATCATTTCCAATTTCCAGTATGAAGTTTTGTAGCAGTACTACAATAGCATGTGCAAGTTCATCTATTATCAAGGAAAACGAGATGCATGTGCAAGTGCACTTCCAGCCACTACATATATGACTGCTAGTACATATATATTTAGAAGTGCACATATGATTATTTGCTGGTTGAGAAACTTCAAATGTAAATCTCTAAATTACAATAAGAACATTATTCCCGATGCCAGATTTATATGCTTTAGCAATGAGTGCATAAACTTTTATAGCAAGTCGTATGATATGCTAGCCTGACTATGGTCGATGTTCGTTCTAATAAGGTTATCTTATGTAACCTGTTTGCAAGTACATCTACTTTTTACATCTTTGGGACCATAGCCACTCACAAATtctaattttctaagattgctcaAACATATGATTTATTTTGCAGGGACAAATGGAAAAAGTAGCAAGTCCACAAGTTGATCTAAGATGTTCCGGTGACCTATTTTTTCATAACATGGTTGACACATTTTGTTCATATGGAAGTTGATGTCAGCTTTGGGATCGAAGACTTGGTCTCTCCCACATTTATATGTGGTAGTGATCGGACATTTTGTCTCTTAGGAACTTGGCCATCATATTTTGTAAGAGACAATGACGTGAATGTTGatgtttgtatatatatatattgggtaTTGAACATGAAATGAATATATTGACCAATGATATTTTGTGATGGATATGATGGATATAAGAGTGCAAATATTTGTATATGTATTAGATACTAAATatgaaacgattattatgaattaATTTCATGTTAGTGTATGGTACATTTGCAATTATATTTAAATGTAGGCCGTGACAATAAGTTTGTCGGCATAAGTATTGGATGACGCATAATGTGTTGGTGTAGCACACCGTCACATGAACTGTCGGTGTATCAATCAACATTGCACTCTTCCGCCATAACCCATTGTCAGATAAACCATCGGCATATATTTGTTTGTCTGTGTAAATATGTTTGTCGGCGTAGATCTGACAAGCGGTGTCATATTGTTTGTTGGTAAAGATTTATCTGTCGCGAAAGACCTTTCCCGGCAGGACTATAGGCGACAACTCCTTTCTGTCTGGAAAAGTCTTTGCAGACACTAAATGTGTCGCCTTAGGTGACCTATGCTGACAGATTATTTGACGTTGATACGAGTGTCATGGTGTAGtaaaaatttgctcctaaatatgtatgatcttttactgcaagggaaataagctttgtacgatcttctgGTGGGAAAGAACTAAAagcgacagagtgcataataaagtttgctatcataaggggcaatataaagcgaCGCTCCCTTGCATTAAGAGTTCGCACATCCAACAAattaaaagcgcatgaaaacctttccttccctctgtgaagggtctatcttttactttcaggaGTTTAACTCTGTGCTTGAGTCGTTAAAGTTTGTTCCTCTTCCAACCTATTAACTCTATAGTGGCAaatatcatgtgttgaggaaagatttagattcatatatccaagtggatgcaGATGATCTGATTTatcattgttgacattatccttgagataaataagttgggtggaaaatcatttaagcccctatcttcctatgtatcCTAAGAAagcatgagctccaaaaatatgccttgaatGTGAGCAATCATCGAAGATTAaacgatagttgagtatgtgaacttgcaaaAAACAAAGCTACTACATAGACTCTCCTCTCGATTATGATGAATTGTGATTGCCTTAATGACTGAGAACACAGTTTGTTGattttcaataaagtttatgcttcatactccaagaGTTGTGAAAGGAttattacttgtttatgagaagttatatgataaatACTTGCGGCTgtgttaatattcatgatgctctcatgctcatattctgtttttatcgacatctctctctcaaatcatgtgctCATTATTTTCGAGTTGAGCTTTCTCtttaggacaagcgaggtctaagctttagGGAGTTGATacactcattttgcatcatgaattattattgatatttgtgttgatcctgtCTATTATctattattatcatacaattcgtatgccttttcctctgaatatgcaaggcacATCACTAAGAGGGAAATATAACTTGCTCCACATGACCTGAAATTTCACGGAGATTTTTTttagaatatttaagaatttatgGGCCAAAACTATACCGGAGAGGGccaccagctgggcacaagccatcagggcgcacccCCCGTCCACGTCTTGATAACTTGTGAGGCCCCAGCTGGTGTGATCTATCGTAgaaaaatcataagttatctttcgAGACGAAGCACCGtcgtctcgaggtggaaacctgggcaCATATCGTTTTGTTCTCCGGCACTAAGATTCTGCCGGGGGAATTCCCCTtcgagagggggaaatcaaagccatcatcatcaccaatgcttcctccttcatgggaggaccaatcttcatcaacatcttcaccagcaccatctcatctccaaccctagttcgtcatgtgtattcaatctttgtctcagaacctcagattggtacctctgggttgctagaagtgttgattacatcttgtagttgatgctggttggactacttggtggaagacattatgttcagatccttaattattattattacacctctgatattgaacatgttgatgttgtgtgagtagtaaattagtgttcctggggacatgcgagaagtcttgttataagtaatcatgcaaagttggtattcgttcgatattttgatgatatggatgtttttACTTCTCtttgtggtgtcatgtgaacgttgaatatataacacttcaccatggtATGGgcataagggaagtcattgtggagtaacaaatagatgatgggttgtgagattgacagaatcttaaaccctagtttacgtgttgcttcataaggggctgatctggatccacatgtttcatgttatggttagattattcttaattcttcttttgtagttgtggatgcttgcgagagggggtaatcgtaAGTAGGTTGTTAATTCAActaagaacatcaccttagcactggtccacaccatatcaaatcatcaaagtagcaaacgtgaatcaacttaatatgatgaacatgagtaTACATaagttcctatgtgtcctcgagagcgcttgctttatataagagaactttccggcatgccctttgctataaaaaggattgggctaccttgctgcacctttgctactcttgttacttgtcacttgttatgaattatattGCTACAAAGCTATCTATCGTTATTACTTACAACACTTACAGAGAATTCCTTGctaaaaactacttatcatttccttttgctcctcgttgggttcgacactattacttattgaaaggaccatgattgatcccctatacttgtgggtcatcacccgacATTGGGTATGCTTTTGAAAATACATTTTCGGGGCACCAACTTTTATTTTTTCACAACTTCCAAAAATGCCATTCCATGATGAATTTTTGTGAGCAatcaaaaaaaattcaaggtTCATACCAAAAACAGTTTTTTTTTATTTGTGTCAATTATTTTAGTCGTTATTACTTACCTGAGCTTATTTGAGTCGAGCTCAGAAACATGGCGTTCTTTCATTTATATCTATTCTCCTAAATTATCCTTTTTCAATAGTACATAAAGTTAGATATGTGATTATAGGCTCCACGACCACCAGCTCTACCCTTCATCTCCCTTGACCAAACTACCTCCCACACGCATGCTTCACGTAGCTCGCGTATCTTTGAAGATCATGTCAGTCGGTGGATGGAAGCCATCTCCATGCCATTTGAACATATTACCACAACGTTCCACACACTGCACACGAGTTCGGGAGCATGCCATACTTAACTATAAGTATCCCCCTTTTACTTCCCAGAGTGATTGAGAATGCCTTCTTAAGCGGTTTTCGCACATTGGTTTTCACACGGACACGATAAAAATTCCCTAAGAAATCATAAGATGTTTCTACCATGACAAACTCTCTCATCTTTGATGCCAATGCTTTAATCATGCAAGCAAATTCATCAGGGAGGTCATGTATCTAGGCCTAGATATTCAAGTGAAACAAAAGGGGCCGTTGATGGTTTAGTGAGCCTATCATATGACATCATCAACGCTGCATCTTCATGAAAGGACTAGGGCCCCGTTCCACAATCTTCTCCCAATCACCCGCATAAAAAGAATTGGAGAGTATATAAATTAAAGATCGAAACTTAACATCTTGGGCAAGATCCCAAGTTGGCCTCATATTTTTTATAGTACCAGTACTGTAAATAGTCTCTCTATGTATACAAGTGCAATATCCATCTACCTGGTCGCCTCCACCAGCGGTGACCCTTGTTCCTTTAGCACAACATCGTCCAATTCCTCCCTCAAACCGATTTGTTCCATCATTGCTTCCAGACCTTCTTTGTTGGCCCCAGATAACGAACTCGCTCCATCTTTTTCCATGAGAAGAGAGCCCAAAATCAACTTAGATCGTTTTCTCACAAGTAGCTCAACCTTAGACAACCCGAATGGCTCATACACATGTCAACCAAGGCAGGATGGCGATGCTTGATCACCCCTGAATCAGCCCGAGTAAAAGCGACGGTGAATTGCCGAAGAAATAAGGGAAAACAAGTGCTCAACGCCGTTGCCGGCGAGAGAAGCTAAAACCCTAGCAAGAGGAGAGAAAAAGCTGGGTCGATCTTAATTACGAGTTAAATGAAGAGCATGTTTTTTTAGGACTAAAAGCAAAGCACGTTTTTGGTTTGAGCGGCCCAGATAAACTAGATCATGCCAGGCCGGCTGGCCTGTAAGCCCAGTGAGCCCAAGTCTACCCGATAAAGCCCATGTCGCCGTCCATTCCTTTCTCCCCAAGAACAAAGCGAGTGATTTTCGGGGGGAGAAAAAAGAAGTAGATACTCGGAGAAAGGCCAACCGGAGCTTTGCTGCTCGCGTCGTGGCGCGGCACCAGGTCGCTTCATCATCAAGCCTAAAACCCGATGGGGCGGCTGCGcgcgtgccgccaccacctccgccgcctcctcgagGCGAGGCCGCCGCCACCGAGCCCCACTCCGGCGCGCCTGCCGCACCTCCCAGCCCGCGTGTCTCCTTTTTCCTCGGCCGTGGCGGTCGCTGCCACGGTGCCCCATGACACCCGCGACTCCGGCCTCGGGAGCTCGGCCTACTGGGCCTGGATCCGGGCGGCGGCAGAGTCGGCCCCGGCCCCCGCGCCcccacaggaggaggaggaggaaggcccgGCGCGCTACATCCCCGTCAAGGCCTACTTCCTCTCCACCAGGTGAGTTTGGACGCGCGGGTGGGTGTACGCTGGGTGTTTGATGATAGTTCTGCAAGGAAGACCCTGCGTGCTACTGCGTTTTTTTTTCAGTCTCTCATCTAACATTGTCGCGGGAGGCCACGGTGGTTTGGTGCAGAGGAGTGAAAGAACGACTTTTGTTTGATTTCGTGTCTCCAATCCTTTACAGCATTGATCTGAAGAGCTTGCAGGCGGAGCATGGGACCGACGTGGTACCCCCATCGACCCGGTCGCTAAATTACATTGCGCTCCGCTACTCCGAATTCCCTCCAGAGATCATGGTAAGTGGCTTCATTGTAGCACCATATATTTTGTGGGCCAAGAATTTTATTCATGGCTGATCATTTGTTGAACATGTTGTATGTACATCAGATAACCTCATTTATCTGACGTTCTGTAGGACATTGGAGTGAAGGACAGCAGATTTTGTTATCGCTATGTGGTTGTCTTCCAATATGGTTCTGCTGTGCTCTTCAATATTGCTGATCATGAAGCTGAGCACTATCTTGAGATGATCAGGAATCATGCTTCTGGATGGCTTCCAGAGATGAGGAAAGACGGTATGTCCATGCTATTAACGAGCTGATTGTTATTGTTTAAACGGGTAAATAGTGTAGTTTTCCTCATTGATTTGTATTTATCTTTCTACTTTTCATTTCCATGTATGTGCACGATCAATCCAATTTCCTTTGATGATAATGACTGCTGATATTTGATAAAGACCATTGAGGATCAAGAGAATCACTCTTAATTTAATTTGTGTTTGATGTATTCCTTTTTATAGGCCACACTACTTTGGCCGAACCTTTATAAGCCTTCTGGAACTAGCCTTCTTAATTGTTTGCAAAATACATTTTAAATTTCATATGAAACATGTAAAACGTTGTACAAGGCACAGTGGATTATGTGAGAAGTGCATGTTTAAACAGGCATATTCAGAAATCTGAGAAGTTTGAGTCAAGCCTCATTTTCCAAGAGAGGAAATATCTAGAATGCTCTCTAATTACTTATACAATCAGTGCATATCATGTAGCTGCACCTGCATAAGTATATAGGCACCCAGTCATGCCTAAGATTGTTTGGGACCGACTAAGCCCCCCTGGCTAATAGAATAACAGCGGTAATATGGCACCTAGCGCTTAATCCGTTTTTATAACCCTGAACCTCTATTATATTCTCACATGATGAAATTTGTTTCACAATTACCAGATTATGCAGTAGTAGAGAAGCCGTCCCTGACAACATGGATGAAAGGAGGTCTTGATTACATAGTACTTAAAAGTTTAGACACTGATGGAATTCGGATCATTTCAAGTGTTCTTGGTCAAAGTATCGCTCTTGATCATTACATACGGCAGGTACTGTGATTAAGCAAAGTCACCAAACTATTTCCATGTGGTTGCAAGGTTTAAAGTTTTAAGACACTTCTTTAATAGGTCGATGATATGGTTGAGGAATTCACTGAAATCAATCGTACCATGGAGAAGACTGGGGACTtcacaatgaaaagaaagaagctcTTTCAACTTGTGGGCAAGGCTAATTCTAATCTTGCAGATGTTATCATTAGACTTGGCCTTTTTGACAGGTATGTACTAGTGTTGCACTCCCTCCTCCCGCGTAtatatcatatactccctccgtcccaaaataagtgtcgcaaatttATAACCAAATTAGTATAAATTTTGTACTAAATCAGCGaaacttattttgggacgaaggaagTACCATATATTTTAGCAGTGTATATGTGATGTCATTTTCTGGAATGTAGGAATTTCATTATTCATCAACCCCATGTATTCTGTTGTGTTAAGGAACAGAAGGCATGTAACTGTCTAAAAATTAAGAGGACATAACTTGAGATCGTTGCGAGATAGGACTATATGACATCTATAGACCACTTTGATACTCACATGGTACTTCTCCCGCGAAAAAAACTAGTAATATTTATGCTGTTAATTAAAAAAATTCCCATGCTTTCCAGAAAGGTTGATGTTTTGAGCTCCAAACATACAAAATATACAATGCCACAGCTCTTCATATTTTTAGTCATTTTATTAGCATTGTGTTTCGCTTCGAGATTCAAAGAATCACAGATGCACTGCGTGACTATTATTCCCAGAATTAGCCAAGAGCCGAAGACACTATTTGTTTAGCTAAGACAATTATCAAAAAAGGGACTTTGTTAATCTGTACTGAAATGCATAACATTGATGCTAGAATCTTCTTTATCATCATAATATAAACAAAATGATTGTTTCCAGGTCAGAAATTGCTTGGAAAAATGCAAATTATGCACAAATTCTGGAGTATCTCCGGGAAGAATATGAACTGAATCAACGTTTTGGAAGCCTAGACTTCAAACTGAAATTTGTGGAGGTATTGTGCTCTTTCTTCTTTAGTGCAATAGCTGATTTCATCCTTCCCAGTTCTCATTTCCACTTGCAATTTATTTCTGGTAACAGCACAATGTTCATTTTCTTCAAGAAGTGCTCCAAAATAGACGATCGAATTTTCTGGAGTGGGGTGTCATAATACTGCTGGCTATTGAGATTGTGATCTCACTATACGAAATTATCAAGGATTCCAGCATGATGTCTTGAGCACTCTCACTCATTGGCCAACAGCTCATCAGTCATCACCTACTGCTATATTAATTAGATTCTCCTCTTTCTGTCACCATTCCCTACTGATCTCTAACCTCAGTTGAAAGCAGCTGGACTAGGCTATGTGCCCTTCAGGGACTCTCTGATTGCTCTGGTATTGCCTAGAGTGCATTTTTGGGTTTCATCCTTTTGTCCCAATGAAATTTTACAGATTACTAGGTCAGAAAATTAGTTCCTTCACTCTCCAATGACCTAATGACCAGCAACATCCAGGGCGTTGGTGCTGGGTAAACCTTTTTAGTTTTCCAGAGAGGTTCTTATTAGATGCTCTCTTTTCAACAACAATGGGTTCAGTTATATTATTTTAGGCTTGTGTTAGGTTCTGCCCTTTTGGTGACAAAGAAAAAAAATGCTCACCATTACGTGATGGCATTTTCTGTTACATTGCACTAGTATTTCTCCCATTTTAGTATCAGAAATATCTTGAGATGAATTTCCCTGTGTTCCAGAAGCAGTTTATATGGTTCTGAACTGTTAGGATTTTTTGCATTTGTTTGCCAACGGGTTACCATGGGTATTCAACCTGATAATGGTGCATGTTAAATCCGTGCCTCAAATCCCTGGTTTCTGCAGGTACCAATATGTACCTATGGATGGTCACGAAATGATCTAAATGCATCTCCAACAGACACGCTAGATAAGCCACGCGCTGAAAAGAACAACTATATAACACGCGTGCGACCAAACCTAGCGCTCCAACAGCCGTGCTAAAATCCCGCCGTAGTAAACAAGGTTCAGCATGCTGAATAAAAGGGCATCATGGTTGCGTATTTGATGTGCCGGCTCGCGCGCGTTGCATAATTGGGGTTGTTGCAAGTGGGGCCGTTGGATTGGATGTCATATTTTACAGATTCGTGGGCGAGGCGTCATGATAAAAACCTCCTTATATGCGGATGATGCCGGTGTGTTCATGGCTCTGATTAAGAGAGACATCGATAACCTTTCTGAAATCCTTAGAGGTTTGGCGACGACATGGGCTTTTGCACCAACTTTCACAAGAGTTCTGTCGTTCCTATTCGCTGTGCTAACATCAACTTGGAGCATATCCTCAGCGGAGTGCCGGTGGGCAGAACTGCGTTTTCGCTGAAATATTTGGATCTCCCTCTTTCCGTCTGGCATCTCAAAAAGGGTGATTTTCAATTCCTTCAATTGATCATCTCGAGTCATTCGTTGGGGGTGGAAATTTAATAATAAATAAGTTTTAAGCAAACTTGTTTAGTCGTCTTTTTCTATGTTTCATTCATATGATAGAATTAGAATATGGGTTTAAATAAATTGGATCTTGACGGAGGCTTCCCGGATAAATACTTAGTTTCTTTTATCCATATTGATCCATAGATAGCAAGTTTTAATTTTAATTAGTCTACAAAAAACTAAACCAATGACTATTCATGATTCCATCCATATTGAATCAATTTTCTATGCCACTTTGCAATGAAAAGAGGAACGTTTGTGAGGACAAGGCGGCGAACATATTGACCACATGGGATGGCCAAAACAACACCACCATCGGCCGCACCACCCTTTTCAGATATGTCATCACCTCCCAAACGGTGTTTGCCATCACTCCACTCATTGTCCTTGCTTCTATCCTGAAAAACCTCAACAAGCTTGAGAGGGCTTTCCTTTGGCCAGGTTCTAACAAGACTACCGAGGCCAAGTGCAAGGTAAATCGGGATCTTGTGTGTCGCCTCAAGGATTATGGCGGCCTTGGTGTCTTTAACACTGACAAGTTTGCTCGTGCTCTTCGCCTTCGTTGACCTTGGTACTAGTGGAAGGAACCACACAAACTGTGGGTGGGCCTCGGTTACAAGGGTTACCAAGGAGGACCTCGATTTCTTCTATGCCTTGACGACCATCTTGCTGGGAAATGGTGCCAAAACATCTTTCTGGGATTTCCCTTGGCTCCTGGGGAGGAAACCCAAGGACATCGCCTCTCTGTAAAAGGGAGTTAGAGACGGGCACACACCTCTTCTACAAGTGCTGGTTTACAATTCGGCTCTGAAAACTCGTCATCCAGAAGTTCAGCCTACACCATTTGAACACTAAACTCTGGCATGAGGAAAGGTTGGTCATAGAATGATGGCACATGCGCATGCAGAACCCCAACAGAAAAGCCTTGGCATTCCTCACGATGCTCGTCTCCTGGACGATTAGGAATGAACGAAATGCTCGTGTTTTCCATAACAAGAGTGTTCCACCTTCAGCCCTCTTAAAAGCTATCGGCGAAGAGACTAATCTTTGGGGCGCCGCAGGCGCAAAAGAGTTTAGGTCTATTGTAATTCGCGAGTAATTGACATGCCGGTTTGTGCGAGCTTGTAACATTTTGTAACCCTTCTTCCTTATTTAATAGATGAGGCAAATCTTGTGCCTTTGTTTAAAAAATTATATCCAGTTAGTTGTAAATTGTAAGATATGAGTTTGAGTTTGTAACATTTTGTAACCCTTCTTCCTTATTTAATAGATGAGGCAAATCTCGTGCCTtcgtttaaaaaaatatatacagTTAGTTGCAGATTGTAAGATATGAGTTTGAGCGATGGGTGTAGTGAAATAATTCCTACCCGGATCCGGATGGAAGAACACGTGAGGTTTGAGGGTGACGATGCAGGGAGGAGACACGCACATAAACGTAATCTCACAATTAATACCTGCCGTGGATGGGCAACACGAAGAATTAGGAAATGAAATGACGAGCAAAAGCAGAGCACGGCAGTTGGAAAAGTGACACGGCTGCCGCACTTGGTTCTCGTGTCACTCGCAGGAGGATCCGCTCACATTGCGCCTCGTATCTCTTGCCATTTTCTTCACGATTACTGGTTTTTGGGTGAAGTTTTCTTCTGATT
Coding sequences within:
- the LOC123444486 gene encoding protein RETARDED ROOT GROWTH, mitochondrial-like — protein: MGRLRACRHHLRRLLEARPPPPSPTPARLPHLPARVSPFSSAVAVAATVPHDTRDSGLGSSAYWAWIRAAAESAPAPAPPQEEEEEGPARYIPVKAYFLSTSIDLKSLQAEHGTDVVPPSTRSLNYIALRYSEFPPEIMDIGVKDSRFCYRYVVVFQYGSAVLFNIADHEAEHYLEMIRNHASGWLPEMRKDDYAVVEKPSLTTWMKGGLDYIVLKSLDTDGIRIISSVLGQSIALDHYIRQVDDMVEEFTEINRTMEKTGDFTMKRKKLFQLVGKANSNLADVIIRLGLFDRSEIAWKNANYAQILEYLREEYELNQRFGSLDFKLKFVEHNVHFLQEVLQNRRSNFLEWGVIILLAIEIVISLYEIIKDSSMMS